The Rhizobiaceae bacterium genome contains the following window.
ACAACCGCGTCAACGTCTTGTTCGAGATCAATGAAGGCGGTCGCACCAAGATCGCCGCCGTGAATTTCAACGGCAACAATGCCTACAGCGACCGCCGCCTCGCGCAGGTCGTTTCAACCAAGGCGTCGGGCTATCTTTCCTTCCTGTTCCGCGACGATATCTATAGCGAGGATCGCCTTCGCGCGGATGAAGAAGCGCTGCGCCGCTTCTATTTCAATCGCGGCTATGCCGATTTCCAGGTCATTTCGGCAACGGCGGACCTGAACGAGGCGAACAACGAATACACCATCAACATCACGGTGGAAGAGGGAGAGCGCTATCGCTTCGGCAATATCAGCGTCGAAAGCAGCATCCCCGAGATCGATGCCAATTCCCTGAACTCGGTCGTCGAAACGCGCTCCAACGACTGGTACAGCGCCAAGGACGTCGAGGACACTATCATCGCTCTGACCGAGACTGTCGCGGGTCGCGGCTATGCCTTTGCGCAGGTGACGCCGCGCGGCGACCGCAACTTCGAGAACCATACCATCGATGTCGTCTACACGATCGACCAGGGCCAGCGCGCCTATGTGGAACGTATCGAAATCCGGGGTAATGACCGCACGCGCGACTATGTCATCCGCCGCGAATTCGACATCAGTGAAGGTGACGCCTTCAACCAGGTCCTGATCCAGCGCGCCAAGCGCCGCCTCGAAAAGCTCGATTATTTCCAGAAGGTCGATGTGGCGACTGCGCCTGGCTCGCAGCCCGACCAGGTGGTGCTGATCGTGGATGTCGTCGAGAAATCGACAGGCGAGTTCGCGGTCGGCGCAGGTTATTCGACCGGCGGCGAAACCTCCGGTCCGACCATCGAAGGTTCGATTACCGAACGCAACTTCCTGGGACGCGGCCAGTTCATCCGCATTTCGGCGGGCGGCGGCGAAAATTCGAAGGATTTCATGTTCTCGTTCACCGAGCCATATTTCCTCGGGAACCGCATCTCTGCCGGCTTCGATATTTTCCGAACCACCCGGCGCTACAGTTACTATGAAAGCCAGCAGACGGGTGGAACGATCCGGTTCGGCCTGCCGATCACTGAGTCGATCTCGACTCAGCTCGCCTATACCTACTCGCAGGAAGAATACGACTATCGCGATACCTGCGATGCCAATGGCGACGGGATCCCTGACCCGAGCTGTCTTCCGAACATTTCGCAGGCCGTTATCCAGGCGATAGACGAATCACCTTGGGTCCGGTCTTCGGTCAGCGGCACGGTCGTCTACGATACGATTGACGACAAAAAGAACCCGCATGAAGGTCTCTATGGCACGTTCACGACGGAATATGCCGGTCTGGGCGGCGATGCCGATTACCTCAAGCTGACGGCGCGTGGCACGGCATACAAGACTCTCAGCGAAGAGATGGACATTGTCGGCCTTGCTTCGATCGGGGGCGGGCACATTTCCGCGAATGGCGACGATGGATTGCGCATCTTCGACCAGTTCAAGAGCAACAACCGCATCATCCGCGGCTTCGACTACAATGGCATCGGTCCTTATGACGCCAATGTCGACGATCCGGAAGAGAACCATCTTGGCGGTACGACCTACCTGAACGCTTCATTGGAAGCGCAATTCCCGCTTCCGCTGGTGCCCGAGGGGCTCGGCATGCGCGGCGCGGTGTTCGCCGATGCGGCGACGCTTTACGGCAGCGATATTCAGGTCGCAGGCGTAAATGTTCAGGGCGACGACATGCAGTGGCGCGCGTCGGTCGGCTTCGGGCTGCTGTGGGCTTCTCCATTCGGGCCGTTGCGCGTCGACTACGCGATCCCGGTCGCCAAGGAAGACTACGACCAGGTGCAGGAATTCAGCTTCGGCGTTTCCACCAAGTTCTAGAACGCGGGCGCGAAAGCGCCCGCCGGACCACGGGCTCGCATGACCACCGATTTTTTTGTTCCATCGCGGCGCTTCACCGTGGGTGATGCGGCGCGGCTCGTCGGTGTCGAGCTGTCCAGCACGCAGGACCCCAATATCGAGATCGACGGACTGGCCCAGATCGAGGTCGGAGGCGCAGGAAAGCTGGTCTTTGTAGAAAGCCGCAAGCATGCCGGCCTGCTCCAGACGCTGCATGCGGCTGCGGTTCTTTGTCCGCCGGAACTGGCTGGTGATGTCCGGGAAGGCGTGGTCGCCATCCCGCACAAACGGCCTCAACTGGCCTTCGCCCGGATCGGGCGCGCACTTTTTCCGTCGTCTGCCATGCCTGCGCCCGCGACCGGCGAAACAGGTATCTCGCCCTTCGCTCACATCGACCCGTCTGCGATCGTAGAAAGTGGCGCTATCGTCGAGGCCGGAGCAGTGATCGGTCCGCGTGCCGCCATCGGTTCAGGAACGGTGGTCGCGCCGAATGCGGTCATCGGTGAGGGCTGCAAGATCGGCCGCGACGGATATGTCGGCTCGAATGTCTCCATCCGCTATGCGCTCATCGGAGACCGCGTCACCATTCATGGCGGGGCGCAGATCGGACAGGACGGCTTCGGCTTCGTCTTCGGCGAAAAGGGGCCGGAGCGGATGCCGCAATTGGGCCGCGTCATCATCCAGGACGATGTGGAGATTGGCGCGAACACGACCGTGGATCGTGGGGCGCTCGACGATACGGTCATCGGCGAGGGCACGAAGATCGACAATCTCGTGCAGGTTGCGCACAATGTGAAGATCGGGCGCGGCTGCGTCATCGCCGGCCATTGCGGGCTGTCGGGGTCCGTGACGCTTGGAGACTATGTGATGCTGGGGGGGCGTGTGGGTATCTCGGACCATGTGACCATCGGATCGCGCGTGCAGATCGCGGCGGCATCCGGCGTCATGGACAACATTCCGGATGACGAGCGCTGGGCTGGTCTGCCGGCGCTTCCCGTTCGTGACTTCTTCCGGCAGGTCTCTGCCATACGCAAACTTGCAGGTCGCAAATCGGGAGGTACGCATGAATGAACCTGTCGCAAGGCTGGAAGCTGCGGATATCCTAAGGTTGTTGCGGCTTTTGCCGCATCGCTATCCTATGCTGCTGGTGGATCGGATCGTTGAGATCAACGGAGACGATTCCGCAATCGGCATCAAGAACGTCACGTTCAACGAGCCGCATTTCCAGGGGCACTTTCCCGATCACCCGGTGATGCCGGGCGTTCTCATCGTCGAGGCAATGGCCCAGACCGCAGGTGCGATCTGCATCAACGCGACCGGCGCGGATAAGCCGTCGCTCGTCTATTTCATGACCATCGACAATGCGAAGTTCCGCCGCCCGGTCGTTCCCGGCGACCGGCTGGAAATCCATGTGCGCAAGACGAAGAAGCGCGGCAACATCTGGCGCTTCGCCTGCGAGGCGCTGGTTGACGGTGCGAAGGCAGCGGAAGCCGAAATCTCGGCCATGCTGTCGCCAAAGACGGACTGAAGCATGCCCGATAGTGCGATTGTTCATCCCAGTTCCGTGGTGGAGCCGGGCGCGGTCATAGGAGCGGGTTCGGTGATCGGCCCTTTCTGCCACATCGGGCCCTCCGTGGTGATCGGCAGGAATGTGAAGCTTTCCAGCCATGTCTCCGTCACGGGCGTGACGACGCTTGGCGACAATTGCCGCGTCTACCCGCATGTCGCGCTGGGTGAAGCGCCGCAGAATCTTTCCCACAAGGGCGGCGCCACGACGCTGAGCATCGGGTCGGGCACAACGATCCGTGAAGCGGCGACCATCCATGCAGGCTCCGACTCGAGCCACGGCCACACGTCGGTGGGCGAGAATTGCTTTATCATGGCGTATTGCCACATCGCGCATGATTGCGTTGTCGGCAACAACGTCATCATGGCCAATGGCGCGACGCTCGCCGGCCATTGCGAGATCGGCGACAATGTCAATATTGGTGGCCTGACCGCCGTGCTCCAGTTCGTACGCGTCGGCAACAACGCATTCCTCGCGGGCATGTCTGGCATTTCGGGCGATGTGATTCCGTTCGGAATGGCGCAGGGGAATCTTGCCGACCTTCGTGGCTTGAACGTGGTCGGCATGCGGCGTTCGGGCATGAGCAAGGACGACATAAAGAAAGTGCGCGAGGCCTACGTGACGATTTTTGACAGGTCGCGGCCCCTGGCGGAAAATCTCGAAACGGCGCGCAGGCAGTTTTCCGATTCACCGCTGTCCATGCGGATCATCGAGTTCCTCAGTGTTCGCGGCAAACGCTACTTCGTCACACCGCCGGTCAAGGGCGGCGATAAAGATGCCGGCCAAGCGGAAGAGTGAGCCCGGCCCGAAGGCTGACAAGGCTTCGACCGCGCTCATCGCAGGCGGCGGCAGGCTGCCGGTCGATCTGGCGCATGCGCTCAAGGCGCAGGATGTGCCGACTTATGTGGTGATGCTCGATGGCGAGGTTGAAAACCCGTCCGCCTTTTCGGGCTTTCCCCAAACCAATTTTCAACTGGAAGCGCTGGGCGGATTGCTGGCGCATCTGAAGGCGCGAAAGGTCGAGCGCCTCGTTTTTGCGGGCACAGTCAAGCGCAGGCCGCGCCTTTTGGCCATGCGCCCCCTGTTGCCTCTCCTGCCGGTGCTGGCGCGCCTTGCCGCGGCGCTGGGCAAGGGCGATGATGCGCTGTTGAGAAGCGTTGTCGGCTATGCGGAAGAACATGGCATCGCGGTGGTTGGCGCGCACCAGATCCTGCCGGATTTGCTGGTGCCCGAAGGGGTGCATACACGCGCGCGGCCAAACGCGGCTGACCGCCGGGACATTGCGGCGGCGCTGGAAGCAGCACTTGCCATTGGTGCGTTGGACATCGGGCAGGCGGCGGTCGCCATCGGTGGACGTGCCGTCGCGCTTGAGGGCATCGAAGGGACAGACGGGCTGCTGGAACGCGTTGCCGGCCTGCGCAAACACGGACGGCTCGCCGGCAAAGCGGGCGGCGTTCTCGTGAAGAGCGTGAAGCCGGGGCAGGAATTGCGCACTGATCTGCCCGGCATCGGCGTGCAAACGGTCGAAGGCGCGGCTGCCGCGGGACTTCGCGGCATAGCGGTTGTAGCGGATTCGACACTTGCCATTGGGTTTAGGGAATTGGTTGAACGCGCTGATGCGCTTGGCGTTTTTGTCGTCGGTCTGGCACCGGGTCGGACGCCATGAACCGTCCGCTCAAGCTCGCGATCATTGCCGGCGAGGAATCCGGCGAACTGCTTGCCGCCGATCTGGTCGAGGCGCTGAAGGCGCAAAGCGGGCGCGACGCGCAACTTGTCGGGGTAGGCGGGCGGCACCTCGCCGCGCTCGGCCTGACCTCGATGTTTCCGTCCGGTGACATCGCCCTGATGGGGGTCAGCGCGGTGGTGCGCGATCTGCCGCGCCTGATTGCCCGCATCGGCTCCACGGCGCGCGCCATTGTGGCCGAACAGCCCGATTGCGTCGTCACAGTCGACAGCCCCGAATTCAATCTGCGGGTGGCTGCGAAGATCCGCGCCATGGATGCGGCAATTCCCATCGTCCACTATGTCTGCCCCAGCGTTTGGGCATGGCGACCGGGCCGCGCCGCTGCGATGCGCCCGAACATCGATCGAGTGCTTTGCATTCTGCCGTTCGAGGTTGGGGAGCTTGCGCGGCTCGGCGGGCCGCCCGGAACCTTTGTCGGCCACAGGCTGATGCGCGACGAAGGGGTGATGCGTGCGGCTTCGGCGCAGGAAGAGCCCCGCGACCTGCTGCCCGGAACGCGCCGGACGTTGCTGCTGCTGCCGGGCTCGCGCAAGGGCGAGGTGCGCTCGCTGCTGGAGCCTTTTCGCGAGACTGTTGAGATATTGATAGAGCGCGGGCGCAGCCTGCGCCTGTTGCTGCCGACAGTTCCGCATGTGGCGGATATCGTTCGCGAAGAGACAGGCCGTTGGCCGCTGAAACCGGAAATTCTGGTCGGCGCGGATGCGAAATGGGATGCGTTTGCCGAAGCGGACGCCGCGCTGATTGCGTCCGGCACCGTTTCGCTGGAGCTTGCGCTCTGCGGCGTGCCGATGATTTCGACCTACAAACTTGACCTTCTGGCGCGGTTTGCCCGCAGCCTGGTCACGGCCTGGTCGGCCTCGCTGCCGAACCTGATTGCCGACAGGGTGGTGGTGCCGGAATATATCGACGAGATGCTGCGCCCGCATTATGTGGCGCGGCAACTGGAAGCCCTGATGGACGATACCGATCTGCGCCGCTGGCAGAAGAGCGGCTTCGCCGAGGTTCACCGCCGCATGCAAACCGACCGCCCGTCGCGGGAAATCGCCGCACAAGCAGTGCTGGAAGCCATCGAGGCCGGAAAGAAATAAGCGCCGCAACCTGCGCTGCGGCGCCGGGAATTGTTCAGCGCTTGGCGATCGGCACGTAGTCGCGTTCCGGCGAACCGGTGTAGAGCTGGCGCGGACGGCCGATTTTCTGCTGCGGGTCCTCGATCATTTCCTTCCACTGCGCAATCCAGCCGACCGTGCGCGCGAGCGCGAACAGGACGGTGAACATGGTGGTCGGGAAGCCGAGCGCCTTGAGCGTGATGCCGGAATAGAAGTCGATGTTCGGATAGAGCTTCTTGTCGATGAAATATTCGTCGGTCAATGCGATGCGTTCCAGCTCCATCGCGACATCGAGCAACGGATCGTCCTTGATGCCGAGTTCGCCGAGCACTTCATGCGTGGTTTTCTGCATGATCTTGGCGCGGGGATCGTAGTTCTTGTAGACGCGGTGGCCGAAACCCATCAACCGGAATGGATCGTCCTTATCCTTGGAGCGGGCGATGAATTCCGGAATGCGGTCGACGGTGCCGATTTCCGCCAGCATGTTGAGCGCAGCCTCGTTGGCGCCGCCATGCGCCGGACCCCACAGACACGCGATGCCGGCCGCAATGCAGGCAAAGGGGTTCGCGCCGGAGGAGCCTGCGAGGCGAACGGTCGAGGTTGAGGCGTTCTGCTCGTGGTCCGCATGCAGGATGAAGATGCGGTCCATGGCGCGCGCCAGCACCGGATTGACCTTGTATTCCTCGCAGGGAACCGCAAAGCACATGTGCAGGAAATTGGCGGCGTAGCTCAGTTCGTTCTTCGGATAAACGAAGGGCTGGCCGATATGATATTTGTACGCCATCGCCGCGATTGTCGGCATTTTCGCAATCAGCCGCATGGAGGCGACCATGCGCTGGTAGGGGTCCGAAATATCCGTCGAGTCGTGGTAGAAGGCCGACAGCGCCCCGACCACGCCGCACATCACCGCCATGGGGTGCGCGTCGCGGCGAAAGCCGGTGAAAAAGCGTGACATCTGTTCATGCACCATCGTGTGGCGCGTGACGCGATAGTCGAAATCCTCCTTCTGCACCTTGGTCGGCAATTCGCCATAGAGCAGCAGGTAGCAGACTTCGAGGAAATCGCCGTGTTCGGCGAGCTGCTCGATCGGGTAGCCACGATGCAGCAGAATTCCCTCGTCGCCATCGATGAAGGTGATCTTGGATTCACAGCTCGCGGTGGATGTGAAACCCGGATCGTAGGTGAAGGCGCCGGTGTCCTTGTACAGCGCCGCTATGTCGATGACATCCGGCCCGACCGAACCCTTCTTCACCTTGAATTCGTGAGTCTTCCCATCAAAATCCAGCTTCGCAACAGCGTTGGTCATGGCAAACTCCCTTTCAAGCAAGGCGCCTAGCACGGAGAGGAATGGTCCGGAGCGCGGTATTGAGATGCTACGGGTAGGCAGCGCAGGACGTTGCTTTCCGCAGGTAGGCGCGATGCGCGCCAGAGGCAATGTTGCACCGCAACAGGTTGATTTCAATAGCTACTAAGTGGCTACAAGGTAAGGGCTCCTGTCCTAATCGATTTGATCCTCAATTCGCGCCAGACTTTCATACCTGCCGAGCACGTCGAGCACGTCGAAAACACCCGGCGAGGTTGCCCGGCCCGTCAAAGCGGCCCGCAAGGGCTGCGCAACCGCGCCGAGCTTGACGCCGGCGGCTTCGGCATAGCTGCGTACGGCGGCCTCCGCCGAGGCGGCGTTCCAGTCGTCTGCACCAATGGCGCGCATCGGTTCGAGAACGCCAGCGAGAACCGTTTTCGCCTGCGGCGAAAGCAGGGCGGTGGCCTTCTCGTCGAGCACAAGGGGGCGCACCGCGAACAGGAAGGCCGCGCCGTCGGCAAGCTCGACCAGCGTTTTCGCGCGCTCCTTCAGGCCCGGCATGGCGCGCAGCAACTGCTGCTCGCGCTTCGAATCGATCGCCGACGTCATTGCCGCGCCGCCTGGAAGGAACGGCAATGTCTTCAACAATATGCCCAGTAGTTCCTCGTCAGCGGTCTTGCGCATGTAGAGGCCGTTCAGGGCTTCGAGCTTGGCGAAATCGAAGCGCGCAGCACCCTTGTTAACGTCGACGATGTCGAACCATTCCGTCATCTGCGGGATCGACATGACCTCGTCGTCGCCATGGCTCCATCCGAGCCGCGCGAGATAGTTCAGCAGGGCGGGGGGCAGGTAGCCCATTTCGCGATAGGCCTCCACGCCGAGCGCGCCATGGCGCTTGGAAAGCTTGGCGCCGTCCGCCCCGTGGATGAGAGGGATATGCGCCATCACCGGAACGTCCCAGCCCATCGCGTTGTAGATGACGGTCTGGCGCGCAGCATTGGTCAGATGGTCGTCGCCGCGAATGATGTGCGTCACGCCCATGTCGTGATCGTCGACGACGACCGCATGCATGTAGGTCGGGTTGCCGTCGGAGCGCAGGATGATGAAATCGTCCAGATCCTTGTTGGGAAACCGAACCTCGCCCTGCACCTGGTCGTGGACGATCGTCTCGCCTTCCTGCGGGGCTTTGATGCGAATGGCTCCCTTCGCGCCGGGTGGCGCCTCGGCGGGATTGCGGTCGCGCCAGCGCCCGTCATAGCGCGGCGGCCGGCCCTCTGCGCGGGCCTTTTCGCGCATCTCGTTCAGTTCTTCCGGCGTGGCATAGCAATAATAGGCCTTGCCGTCCCGGACGAGTTGTTCGGCCACCTCGCGGTGCCGCGCCGCGCGCGCAAACTGCGAGATCGGCTCGCCATCCCAGTCGAGACCAAGCCATTTCAAACCATCGAGAATCGCTCGGGTTGCGTCTTCCGTGGAACGCTCGCGATCGGTGTCCTCGATGCGCAGCAGCATGCGGCCGCCGAACCGGCGCGCATAGAGCCAGTTGAAAAGCGCTGTTCTCGCTCCGCCGATGTGAAGATAGCCGGTGGGCGAGGGCGCAAAGCGGGTGACAACCTTGTCGGGCATTCTGTGAACTCGCGATCTCTTTGAAAAGGAAATGCTAATATAAGCATGGCCATTTGCTGGCGCTCATGTAGCATAGGACCCCACAGGTGCAAGGGCTTGAGGAGCCTCAATGGGGACGGGGCCGCCCGACATAGACGTCAAGGAACGCGAACTGGTGCGGGCAGTGGCGGGCGTTGGCGCCAACCCCGCATTGCCGGCCCGAGGACTGCCCGACGCTGGTCCGACACCGATCAGGGTTGAGCTTGTGCGGCGCGTCGCTTCGGCGGGCCGTGCCTTGCGGCAAAGCGCGACGCTGGAACTCGAGCGCGGCATTCCTGCCTTGCTGGTTCCCGTATCGATGGGCTGCGGTGCGCTCGCCTACTATGCGGCGTCGGAGGAGCCGCCGCTGTTCCTTCTGCTGCTGTGGGTCGCCGCGCCGTTTGCGGGGGCCACCGCTGCGCGTGGCATTCCCTTCCTGCGGCTGGCGCTGCTCTTCATTTCGCTCGTGGCGTCGGGAGCTACCCTTGCAAAGCTGGAAGTCTATCGCGCAGGCACCAAGGTCATCGGCGGCGAGATTTCGACGCGGCTCACAGGCCATGTGGTGAACATCGATCACCTGGCAAACGGTCGCGTGCGTCTCCTGATCGATGTCGTCAGGACGGAGCGGCCAACATTGCGCTACCAGCCCGACAGGGTGAGCGTGTCGGCGAGCCGCCTGCCGGACGGCACGCGCGCCGGGGATCTGATTACAGGACCAGTGCGGCTCATGCCCCCGCCCGGCCCGGTGCGCCCGGGCGGCTACGACTATTCGTTCCAGAGCTATTTCAGGGGGATCGGAGCGAATGGCTTCTTCCTGGGCATGCCGAAGCCCGCTGCCCCTTCGGCCAGCCAGCCCTTTGAAATGCGTTTCAAGGCAATGCTGGACAATGCAAGAAATGCGATTGCGGCGCGCATACGCCAGTCGATCGACGGACCGGAAGGCGAGATCGCCGCAGCGCTCATCGTCGGCGTGCGCGCGGGCATTCCGGAGAGCGTCAACGAATCGCTCAGGCGCACCGGCCTTGCCCACATCCTTTCCATCTCCGGGTTGCACATGGCGCTTGTCGCTGCAATCGTCATGGGCGCCGTCCGCTCGGGAGCGGCGCTTGTTCCACGCTTCGCCACGCTCTATCCCGCGAAGAAATATGCCGCTGCCGCAGCCCTTTTCGTAGTTGGCGCATATCTCTTCATTTCCGGCGGCGACGTGGCGGCAGAGCGAAGCTTCTTGATGCTGGCGGTCATGCTGTTGGCTGTCCTCGTGGACCGCCGCGCATTGTCCATGCGAAATCTTGCGGTCGCCGCAACGGTGGTGATGATATTCACGCCGCACGAGATCGCCGGGCCAAGCTTCCAGATGTCGTTTGCGGCAACGGCGGCGCTCATCGGCGGCTATGCGATCTGGGGCGCGCTCAGGGCGAGGCGCACGCCTCCCACAAAGAGCGGCGCACATGTCCCGCTGCTGCGTCGGATGGCGCAAGCGGTCAGCTCGATGGTCGCGGGCAGCATCGCCACGGCCCTTGTGGCGGGGCTTGCCACGGCGATCTTCGGCGTATGGCATTTTCAGCGCATCTCGCCCTTGAGCCTCTTCGCAAACCTCGCCACGTCGCCCATCGTTTCGCTGGTCGTCATGCCGTTCGCCGTACTTTCGGCGACGGCAATGCCTTTCGGAATCGACGCTCCCTTCCTCATCGTGATGGGCAAGGGCCTGAGTGCGATGTTGTGGATTTCCGACTGGCTTTCGGCGCGCTCGCCGCTCGACGTCATCGGCCTTGTTCCCGGCGCGGCCGTGATCTGGCTTACCGCGGCCTTGCTTCTCGCGACGCTCGCCACAACCCGATTGCGGCTGCTGGGCCTTGCTTGCGGAATGGCGGGCGTACTGTGCCTGCAAACGGGACTGACGCCGGACATCTACATTTCCGATGACGCAGGCGTAGTCGCCGTCGGCGACGGGCAGGGGAGGCTGCTGTTGAGCGACCCCAACATGCGAAGCTTTACTTTGGACGGGTGGAAACGAGCCTTCATGGCTCAGGAAACGATTGCGCCGGTTCGACAGAAGCCGGACGCGGGCTCCAAACGTGCCGACGCAATCGGATTCCACCCGACGCAGCGAACGATTGAAGTGCTTCTGACCAATATTTCGCCGCATCACTTCCTCTGTGCGGATTCGCTCTGCGTGCTCGAACACCGTTCCGGTTCGATCATCGCCGTTCTCGCCGCCTCGCGCATTCCCCGCGAATTGTGTGCGGTTGCCGATCTCATCGTTGTGCAGGTCCCCAAAATCCATCGTCCATGTCGCAACGGCCATACGACCACAATCGACGCGGCCTCGCTGGCGAGGCGTGGAGCGGCCGCGGTCAGCATTGCGCAACCTGCCGGGGCGGTTTGGCCAGATATCGCCGTGGAATATGCAATTGGCGCTCACTACCGGCCCTGGCACGCGCACCGCGCTTTTTCGCGGACTGCTCGCGGCCAACTGCCTTACATGCGAAGCAAGGCCAAGGCCGCCGTTTCATCCACCCGTCCCGGTTGACCGAACCGGCAACAGTGCATCAATATACGCGGATCAGCCCGACAAGACGGCCCTGAACCTTGACGCGGTCGGGAGGAAATATCCGGGTCTCATAGGCGGGGTTTGCAGCTTCGAGCGCAATCGAGGCTCCCTTGCGCCGAAAGCGCTTCAGGGTCGCTTCTTCTTCGTCCACTAGTGCAACGACGATGTCGCCCGGGTTGGCCGTGTTCGTTTGCCGGATCACGACGGTATCACCGTCGAAAATGCCGGCCTCGATCATCGAATCGCCTTTGACTTCGAGCGCGAAATGATCGCCACCCGTGATCATGCCGGGCGGCACGGCGATGCTGTGCGTGTGGTTCTGGATGGCGTCGACGGGAACACCGGCGGCGATGCGACCCATGACCGGCACCGAGACTCCCGCTTCATCATTGCTCGGCTGGGGCCGCCTCAGTGGGGCGGGCGCCGGAGCTTTCCCGAGAGAGCCTTCAATGACGCTGGGCGAGAATTTTTTTGGGCCGCTGAGCCCCGGCGCAATGGAGTCCGGCAGGCGAAGAACTTCAAGCGCCCGCGCGCGATTGGGAAGCCTGCGTATAAAGCCGCGTTCCTCGAGCGCGGTAATCAGCCGATGAATTCCGGACTTCGATGCAAGATCAAGCGCTTCCTTCATTTCGTCGAACGATGGCGGAATGCCGGTTTCCTTCAGCCGCTCGTGAATAAAGACCAGAAGCTCGTGTTGCTTTCGCGTCAGCATCGTTGGCTCCCCCACAGGAATCACTTGAAAACAAATCAGGAACAATCACTATCTGTTCCATTTGTGTTCTGCAAGCGTTTAACTTTTGGTGAAAGTGAAATGGCTGTTTGGTAAGGTCGCGAAAATTATCTGTCGTCGCTGCTATAATTAAGTTGGCGAATTAGTAATAGGCTAAGTTATTGATAAAATAGAGAATTATGTGGCTGGATAGGTCCGCAATCTGTCGTTTTCAGGGTCCTCAATCTGATCTAACGACAAATAATTATAGGTTGTTGATTTCACAAGGTATTTTGCGGAACCAGAACGAAGGGCGAGCGTAGCGGGAACAGATTGCGGACCCTATTGCGGAACTATTTTTCAGAAGTTTCGTCTTTTGCTCGTGCATTCGCTTCCTCGGCGAGGGTTGGCCATAGCCATTGCATGGGGTCAACCCCTTTTTCCCAAGACTGTTCTGCGTATGCGGCTTTCAAACGATCAAGATGGCCTTCTCCCCACTGAATAGGAGGTTCGCCATCTATACTCTTAGCGTGAGTGAGCTCAGCTTCCCAATAATCGATGATAGTTTTGATAGTCGCCCACGCGGCAGGCTCTCCCATGTCCATCAAAAGACGGAATAGTGAAACCATCGCAAGCTCATCATCGCTAATCATAAAGCGCGGAATGAACCCGGGACGCCGTTGTGATTCGCGGATCGCATCATTCTCGATGGAATGCAGATACTCGTCGAATGGAACGAGCGTGGGTCCAAAAAGGATGGTCGGTACTGGAATTCCGGAAATATCAGAAATTCTTTTCAATATCAGATCGTTAGGAAGTCTCCGACCTGCCTCATAGTTAGTCAGG
Protein-coding sequences here:
- a CDS encoding helix-turn-helix domain-containing protein; protein product: MSRRKSFDSETLVAIGQRIREARGSRTQDEFASMLEVSRAALTNYEAGRRLPNDLILKRISDISGIPVPTILFGPTLVPFDEYLHSIENDAIRESQRRPGFIPRFMISDDELAMVSLFRLLMDMGEPAAWATIKTIIDYWEAELTHAKSIDGEPPIQWGEGHLDRLKAAYAEQSWEKGVDPMQWLWPTLAEEANARAKDETSEK